The uncultured Mailhella sp. genome segment TGACCATCTGGCCGGTGGCGATGTCGCCGGGCTTGCCGCCGAAGGGTTCGCTGATGGCCACGCGCACGGAGGGAGCCGTCTGCACCATGACGATTTTTTCCGGATCGCGCAGGGCCTGCCAGGCGCGTTCGGTGTCGCTTTTCATGGTGATGGCTCCGGTGGGGCAGACCTTGCGGCACTGACCGCAGAAGGTGCAGGAGACTTCGCCGAGGCCGAGGTTGAAGGCCGGGGTCACACGGGCGTTGAGGCCGCGGTAGGCGAAGGAATAGATGCTCACGCCCTGCACTTCGGCGCACATGCGTACGCAGCGGCCGCAGAGTATGCACTTGGACGGATCGCGGACGATGCAGGGATTGCTTTCGTCCTTTTCCATGGGCGGACGGTTGTATTCGTAGCGCACGCGACGGATGCCCAGATTGTTGGCCACGCGCTGCAGCTCGCAGTTGCCGGAACGCGAACAGGCAAGGCAGTCCTTGGGATGGTTGGCGAGCAGCAGTTCCACGATGTTCTTGCGCGATTCGAGCACTTCGGGATCGTTGGTGAAGACTTCCATGCCTTCGCTGACCTTGGCGATGCAGGCGGGAACGAAGGAACGGGCCTTCGTCACCTTGCACACGCACACGCGGCAGGAGCCTTCGGGGCGCAGCAGCGGATGGTAGCAGAGCGTGGGAATGTTGATGCCGACAAGTTTTGCGGCTTCCAGAATGGTGGCGTCCGCGGGGGCGGTCACTTTCTGGCCGTCTATAGTCAGAGTAACGGTATCACTCATGATGATTCTCCTCGAGGTCGGGCTTACACGCGGCTGATGGCGCCGTGCTTGCACTTGTCCATGCAGGTGCCGCACTTGATGCACTTGTTGGGATTGATCAGGTGGGGTTCGCGCACCTTGCCGGTGATGGCTCCCACGGGGCAGTTGCGGGCGCAGAGGGTGCAGCCCTTGCACTTTTCGGGATCAATCCTGTACTGGAGCAGCTTGGTGCAGACGCCGGCGGGGCACTTCTTGTCGTGAATGTGGGCCTCGTATTCCGAGCGGAAGAAGCGCAGCGTGGAGAGCACGGGGTTGGGGGCCGTCTGACCGAGGGCGCAGAGCGAAGAGGTGCGCATGGTGTGGGCCAGGCGTTCGAGTTCCTCGATGTCGCCGTCGCGGCCTTCGCCGCCGCAGATGCGTTCCAGAATTTCAAGCATGCGCTTGCTGCCTTCGCGGCAGGGAGTGCATTTGCCGCAGCTTTCGGCCTGCGTGAAGGTGAGGAAGAAGCGGGCGAGGTCCACCATGCAGGTGTCTTCGTCTACCACGACCAGGCCGCCGGAACCCATCATGGCGCCCGCGGCGGTGAGGGAATCGTAATCGACGGGGTTGTCGAGCATGGAGGCGGGCAGGCACGCGCCGGAAGGCCCGCCTATCTGCACGGCCTTGAACTTCTTGTCGTTCTTGATGCCGGCGCAGATGTCGAAAATGATGTGGCGCATGGAAACGCCCATGGGAATTTCCACAAGACCGGTGTTGCGTACCTTGCCGGTGACGGCGAAAATCTTGGTGCCCGGGGATTTTTCGGTGCCGTCCTGACGGAAGGCGTCCGCACCCTCGGTGATGATGCGGGCCACGTTGGCGAAGGTTTCCACGTTGTTGAGCACGGTGGGCTTCTCCCACAGGCCGCGCTTGGCCGGGAAGGGCGGACGCACGCGGGGCATGCCGCGCTTGCCTTCGATGGAGCGCATGAGGGCGGTTTCTTCGCCGCACACGAATGCGCCCGCGCCCTGCTTGATCTTCAGATGGAAGCTGAAGTCGGAACCGAGAATGTTGTCGCCGATGAGGCCGAGGGCTTCGGCTTCGGCGAGGGCG includes the following:
- a CDS encoding NADH-quinone oxidoreductase subunit NuoF, translating into MLELKRLTSVDALNRLQEEARPLLDLRNYNRAPDQKKYQILICGGTGCTSSGSMNIRDALQAAIDKNGLSDRVSIVVTGCHGFCELGPLVIFYPGGIFYVRVQPEDADELIRTTVLEGKTVERLHYQGRTGKTPRHSYRDMLFYNLQKRLVLRNCGRIDPENIFEYIANGGYQGIAKALSMGRQATLEEVLNSGLRGRGGAGFPTGLKWKFMASEPAEPKYMLCNADEGDPGAFMDRSVLEGDPNAVIEGMLIGAWATGATEGYVYVRAEYPLAIKRLGIALAEAEALGLIGDNILGSDFSFHLKIKQGAGAFVCGEETALMRSIEGKRGMPRVRPPFPAKRGLWEKPTVLNNVETFANVARIITEGADAFRQDGTEKSPGTKIFAVTGKVRNTGLVEIPMGVSMRHIIFDICAGIKNDKKFKAVQIGGPSGACLPASMLDNPVDYDSLTAAGAMMGSGGLVVVDEDTCMVDLARFFLTFTQAESCGKCTPCREGSKRMLEILERICGGEGRDGDIEELERLAHTMRTSSLCALGQTAPNPVLSTLRFFRSEYEAHIHDKKCPAGVCTKLLQYRIDPEKCKGCTLCARNCPVGAITGKVREPHLINPNKCIKCGTCMDKCKHGAISRV